The Meles meles unplaced genomic scaffold, mMelMel3.1 paternal haplotype, whole genome shotgun sequence genome segment AGCACTGCTGCCAGAATGAGGGCATAGGAGGTGGTGATGAAGGCAATGGGCACCAGAAGGACCACCACACCTGTCACAAAGAGGACTCGCTCATAGGCAGCTGTGTCAGCACAGGCCAGCCTCAGCAGTGAAGGTACCTCACAGAAAAAGTGTGCAATCCTCCTTGAGCCACAATAGGGGAACTGCAGGGTCATTGCTGTCTGGATAGAGGCATTGAGGGACCCTCCCACCCAGGAGGCGGCCACCATGAGCAGACAGGTCTGGTGACTCATGAGTGATGGGTAGCGCAGTGGGTTGCAGATGGCCacgtagcggtcataggccatgagGGCCAGCAGGAGGCACTCAGCAGCCCCAAGgaacatgaagaaaaacatttgtgCTCCACAGCCCACAAATGAGATGCTAGTCCAGCCAAAGAGGAAGCCTGCTATCATCTTGGGGACGGTGACTGAGGTGAAGAAGATGTCCAGGAATGACAGCTGGCTGAGGAAATACATGGGCGTGTGGAGCTGGGCATCAGCCCAGATCAGGAAGACCATGGCAGCGTTGCCAGCCATGGCTAGTGTGTAGATTATCACAACCATGCTGAATAGGAACAGGTGAATCGGACTCTCATTAAAAAGGCTCGTGAGGACAAAGCCGATGGTGGAGGAGTGGTTCCAGggccttctgcctgcctcctgccaaGACTCactgtggggaggaaggaaacaaaatcaccaaTGGCTCAGAAGCATCCATTCTGAGTTAGAGAAGGGTGATGGATGAAAACAGCAAAGGGCAACAATTAAGTAAAGTTGGCACAGGGGTTGTGGGAATTCTTCCTCATATTCTTGCAAATTTTTATAGGCTTGACATTATTTCATGATGAAAAACCACTATAAAAGACTTGGCGTGTAGCCAAAACAATGCTCAGAAGGGAACTTCTAACACCAAATACCTGtgttaaaaaaggaggaaagactgAAAACCAATGATTAAAGTTTCCATcttaaaaagctagaaaaagaaccacAGCACATTAGAACACCCCATGTTTTGTGGAATACACACGCTTAGCAGTGTTtccaataattaaataaacaagtaaatatgcACACAGgacaaattttcaaaaacaaacactttCATGCCAAGTCTAAGCACTAGATCCACAAATATGTGAGTATTGTGGTTCAAAATTCTCATTGTAGATACGTGAGGATCCATGTAATgaatttttcttagaaacagCTGAGAGCCTGTGATGGTGGCTGACAGGGTACATTTTATCAGTTAGCATGGCTGTGCAGTGCCATCTTGACCTTGTCGTCTTGACCCCCAGGCGTCCTAAACATGCCCTTTGTGCTCAGATGCAGTAACTGCTCTTAGGAAGATTTTTGGCAATATGTTGTCCTTATCCTCATGCTATGACCTCATTTCAATGGATTTGCTATAACAGTCTCTTACCTTAGTAAGAAGATCCCTTATGAACTGGTTTGATAGAGAATAGGCCTCTTTGTGAGCATTACCTATGAACTTCATAATATGAGTACGTGAGCCAGTTTCGGTAGTTACCCCTGGAAGAAACTTCCTTAAAGTTCCCCTTTTTCAAATTACTTTTGTTGGGGTCAAGTCAATTTCAATGGATGTCAAATTAAGCTATGATGAGAAAGAAGTCACCCAAAGGCAGTTTTAAGAAAGTATGGATGAGGGGACGAGCTCAGACCAAATACACCACTGCAAGAGAGCCAGCAGAGATCTGCCCACCAGGCAAATTCCCAGATTTTGTGGCCTGCTGGCTTCCTTGGTTCTAGGATCCCAAATCCTAGGGAATGTTTTGAATTCTAGCTCCTGTTTCAATTGAAACATCAATTGAAACGTCAATCTCAATTGGGCTTGAGATACCAAATGACTTAGATGGAGagaatgaagataaataaaattaatttccccaTGTTCCCGAATGAGTTGAGAATATGAGAGAATGTTGGAGTTGGTTGACACCGTTAGGTCACTGGGACAGGCCTAGAGGGGTATGTAAGTGTTGTAGAGTTACCGCATGTCAGGATGTGACAGGCTGTGGCCCTAATCTGCATGTCCTTCAGATTCGCCAGCAGAGTCATGCAATCTATGGATGATCTGCATTTCCAGTTTCCCCGAAACTAATTTCCTATTAATTAATAGGAAATTTCTATTAATTCCTATTAAATTCCTATTAATTAATAGGAAATTAGCTTTGGGGAAACTGGAAATGCAGATCACAAGAGTGGGCCTTGAGCACCCATGTTTCTTAAGACTCCCAGGCTAGTCTGACATATGGTCTGAGTTGATCCACTGCCCATAGCTTCTGAAGGAGCTTAGAATCCAGTGCTTGCCTAGGTCCCGCAAATACGTCTCAGGTAGCTATGCTAGGAAAAGGTTTTCCTCAATGCTCATCCTGGCATTTCTTGCTATGCCAAGGGACCCATCTTATCTATCACCTTAAACTTCACCAATTTCAGGATGCTCATGCCAGGTTATACAGATTCCTTAGTGATGAATCAAATGTCTTCAGAGTATAGCAGGGCCCATCCCAAAGCTTCTCTCTCAAGCTGAGCACAAGAAGTTAATGCTGTTAAACTGAAACATTCAAGACGAGATTTTAGTGAAGATGTGAAATACCACatctattttctgtatcttatGATGCTTTGACATCTTGAGGTCTTTCAGTCCCTGGGAAGGGACTGTTCCTCTTAAGGGTGCTAATTCATAAAGATGGTGAACAACTTGCAGCGGATAATGTCTTTGGTGTGAAAATGAATCAATCTTGAGCACATaccctcttctgcctccctttaTCAGTCTGGAACAATATCCCTCTGCCATAATCATCCTAGGGACAGGTTCCAGACAACTAGAGACAACACCTGTGGCTCAAAGCCCACCCAAATTATTATAACTATCAAATCCTAAACCTGCTCATCTGTGCCTTACccataaaaattatgtaaaagcttttgtgtatgttttctcctcatttattctgcctcctgaccaaccctgatgcttccttccctctggggCCCTGCATGCCCCCTCCTCTTGGGAACTGTAGAAAATTACCTTTTTAATGGCAATCATCTCCTGATCTGTTCACTTCACCATAACATGACATAAAACGAGACTCTGGGTGCATTTGAAAACATTGCCCTGAAGAGAATTGTCTCatgttttccctgttttgtcatcTTGCAGACACAGCTTGTATTGTTTGGTGTCTCAAAAGTCTCATAACCACTAGATTTTACAGCTGGAGGAAACCTCACCCATCACCCCAATTTTATCCATACATAGTATGACCCTTGGTCAACAAATTTTTGAACTTCCAGGCCAGATCCCAAATCCTCCTAACTGTTCTACAGCAAGCTTCCTCAGACTTGGCACAACCAGCATTTTCCTATGGATAATTGTTTGCTATAAGAGGCTATCCTGTGCACTGCAGTGCATTCAGCAACATCTCTAGACTCTCCCACTAGATGCCAATAGTACTCCCTCCCAGCTgtgacaaacaaaaatgtctgcagacattgccaaatgttccctgCTGGGAAAAATCACCTCTGACTGGAGACCTCTTTTCTAGGGCATTATTAtcaattacttttctttcctttccttccttttcaccaaggcaaatgaaagagaaaaggaaatcacatGTTTTCAATCTGTAATAATTTGGCCCAGAGTTGTCTGAATGTCATTTGTAGATTTTACCAAGTTCAAGCCATTGTGATTAAGGATCTAGTCTCTGGAGTTAGGTTGCTTGGGTTCAAGACCCAGCTTGTACCTCTACAACTTAGACTACTCAGCTTCAAGCTCCTTGTCTCAGAATTGTTGGATCTGTTGGAGGCATTAAGTGGTTAATACCTGTAGAGTGCTTGAGGTACAGTTAGGCAGGAAAAATACATGGTTTATCAGCTGCTATTAACACCACAACTCTTATTACCACTTTTATGACTCTGAgcctctgcttatctctctctataaaatggggtcaTGATACTTGCTTCTCAGGGTTATTGTGAGTATTGAATTAGAAAAATGTTGAGGTTGTGCCTTTTGCATaataggtattcagtaaatattaggaTACTTCCCTTCCTCACTTAAGCAAATTAGTTTTGCAAAATAATCATGCGGTCGATAATTGTACTCACCTGCAAAGAGCTCCTAGTCTCTCCCACTTGGAGATTTCCCCTCTACAAATTTTATTCTCAGAAAGCTTGGAAGAGGTTGTGTTTGTTGTGATGGGGAAGGCTTCTCCACTGAACGTCTAGACTGAGTATTACTTATGACTAAGGACTCTGTCCTTTCCTTGTTTAAATTTCTCCACAGAAAACACTTTGCATGGTCCCTGGTCGATGCTTATGGGATGTGTgtggtgaataaatgaaagaaaacacaacctTGCCCACATAAACACTATTACCTTTGTGGCTGTCTTTTGGTATTGCCAACTGAGTTCAATAGCCCTTTGTGGGGCTGTGTGTAAGCAACTGTTCTTAGAAATTATTGATTGTCCTGGcactattgatttttcttttcatggcagtttctcattattaaaacacacacacacacacacacacacacacacacacacacatttgcattGCAGTGTATGaagtacatgtgtgtgcatgtctcaGAATAATTATTTAGGATGATTATATTAGGCTGGAGGAAGAGGATATGTTTTTCTATTCCTGCTACCTCTAGCTTGTGTAGCTCTGAACTAGTATGCAGcaggcatcaaaaaaaaaaacactaaaatgaacaaaaaagggaTCTTTAATGTAAACAACATACTGTATGTTGTCAGGTATTTCTAGAACtagtctttcttctctcttctatgaTTTATCTGTAATGGTATGATATTTTCAAGCCCCCCCTACAgtttaactgtttttttcttttctttttaaagtaaagcacAGCCTTGGTTTTTATAATTCAAGATATCTCATTTATGGAGACAGACactgcataaaaataaaaaacaaacaaacaaacaaaaaaaaaaaacctgccaaatCAAACAACTGTCAGATTGTCAGAGATTTTAAATGGTGGAAAATTTGACAGAAGTTGTGGAATTGCCCATTGTCAAATGTGGGGCTGCATGAATTGGGGCGATGGTTTTAAATTAACTTCCCTCTTTCTTGAACTCCTGTCTTTCCCTCACTCACCTCACATTGTCCCAGTGTGCAGTTTCCATCAAGACACTGTCTCTTATtgacttttctccttcttccagggCTCCACGTTGTGGCTCAGAAATGAAACAGTCTCTTGGGGAGTCCACATGGAAGTCTGTGAAAGCTGAGTCCATACATCCATCTCCTTTCAATAAGACACCTCTGAAAGTTTCCCATTTCCCCCTTAAAGCCCTGTTTTCCACAACATGACTTAACCACCTTTACTATAAACAGGGTGAGCTTCTGCCCGTTTCTAGCTCTCCTTTATCCACTTCAGAATGCTGTGACTGCAAAGTTTTTGTAACTGAATTTGCCCTATTTTCTTACCCAAAGAGTATGATTGCAGTCCTTCATAGATCAGTGCTCATGATGTAACTGATTTTGACACTTACAGGATATGCGTGCTGGGATGACATGTTACTTAGCCCCCAAACTTTGAATCCCAGATAACATAATGGCATTTAGATTCAGCCCCCAAATCTGCACATCAGAATTATCTGAGGAGTTTCCAAAAATACTAATGTACGTGCCTCATCTTCAGAATtactgatttaattggtctgtgATATGTCCAGATCTTCGAAGGCTTAAAAggtttccaggtgattctaatctGCAGACAAATCTGGAAACACTGAATAGGGATTTCACAGAGGAATGACAGATATGCCAACTGTTGACACCCAGATCTCCTTAGACCAGAATGTGGTCTCTAGATCAGTAGCATCAGCTGCTTCATCAAAATGCAAATGCTGAGAACCCACAGAGACCTATCTAATCAGAAACACTGGGTAGTGGCTCAGAACTGCTTTAACAAGACCTCCAGTTGGTTCAGTGtttgctaaagtttgagaacccttCTAGCACAGAGATTGTCAACCAGGAGTGATTTTGCCTCCCTGACCCCAGGGATGTTTGTCAATggctgaagacatttttggttctcATAACTCAGAAGAAGGGTTGGTGTATAGTGGGAAGAAGCCAGGGATTCTGCTAAACACCCTACAGTGCACAGGATAGCCCCCGAACAGAATGTTAACCAGCCCCAAATGTCCATAGTGCCAAGATTGGCACTGTGTTGTTGAATGATTAAGTGAATGAACATGACTCATGATAGAAGTGAAGGGAAAGACCAAAGCTCATACAGTTCACTAAAGGAGGTGCTTTTAAAGTAGTGAAAATTAAGTAGTGAAAATTCACATCTAGTTAGAGCATCAAAACCACCTTAGCCTGGATGTCATAGGATCCAGAGACATAGTCAGGTGTTTCCTAAGCAGTGGACAGCTTGGCACAAACAGAAAATTCTTTAGGTGAGTAGTTAGATTTGTGAGATGTGCACAGAAGCACTggaaggtatttttcttttattacacgGGGTGGTGGTGGGCTTTCATGGATGTGGCTCAGACTCTGTGAGAGTAAAACTGCCACCATGTGGTCTCTTGCTGTTGGCTTGATTTACGGATGCACAATCCAAAGTTCTGCTGACTTATTTGATATTCTGTAGCCACAGGCAAAATCTGAACTCAGTGCTGGGGAGACAAGGAGAGTGTCTTGACCTGTGAGCACTTTTTTCACCTGTTGAGACAGGTCAGGGGGTTGGAGTAGCTGGGGGAGAAGAGAGACTCTCTTTGTTCCACAACTTAACATGGTGTTGGGATTTCATCTGGATACACAAATGGTTTTAATAATTTTACCCACTAGGCTGCTATGTGCCAGAACTGTGCTTGGTGTGCTAAATACATGTGTTCTAGGTAGGcattattatctgcattttatagAGTAAAAATCCAAGATTCAGAGATAACAGACACAAGACTGGAGGGTTCAAATCCAGTCTAACCAGAAGCCACTACTTGTTGCACCATGTCATTTTGTTTTGACAACATTCTGAGAGCTCTCTAAAATCTCACCTCTTTAAAACTGGTGCTCAGCTGGCCACCAAAAGCCAGTGTAACTCAACTGATAAGTTGTAGAAATGCCAGTCGGTAGACCTTCTTTAACTAACAGCTGAGTGATTTGCAGACTGTGCTAAGTAAAACCTAGATGGTTTCCATCTAGGAAACATCTAAAGAAACTTGTTATGTACATCAGGAGAAAAGATGATGGAGGGCAATTAACCACACTTCTTAGTTCTCCTGCACTAGCACTTTAACAAAGTCCTTATGATTAATGGATATAAAATAAGATGTCCCAGTGGAGatgttgttttcttctgaaataacTGATTGAAGAATGTTGTGGCTTCTCATCCTTTGGAATTCTTTACAAATGGGGGATCAAGCTCCTTACCTGTGCAGACACCTGAGGCCCTGAAGTTGGATAGGATGTTTTCCAAAACTGAGAGCCAGTGATTCTCTCCTTGATGGCTCCTAAGCATTTGCCCAAGGTTTTCTGTGCAGGCCATTAAGTAGCTTCAGAAAGGAGACATGATATAGATtgaaaagaattctaaataaacaCAAGTGTCAAGGTCTGAGATAAAGTTCATGTTTTCTGGACAAGTGGTGACTCCTATAGAAAAACACGTGAATACTTCCTCAACCATAATGCAGTGTCTACGGGGGCTCTAGGGCCCCCACACTGGTGTTTCAAAGCTCCATATACACAGGGTATTTGTGGGCAGGCTTAGACACCATTGGTTAGATCAACATAGCTCATCTCTGTGTCTGGGGGAAACTGTTCCCCAAACACAGAGATGTGGAAAAACATCCTTCTTCccaccctttctccctccctccctccctcccttctttcctcccctcttcccttcaatgtttctatctcttttcctccctcctatcTTCCCTTCCTTCAATATATCTGCTGAATTTGATTTTAGTTAAAGCTCTTTTTGGTCCTATTTCCCTAATGGGTTTTTGTTCCTCAGTTCTAAAAGTAATCACAATGGGAAGCAAACTAATGTTTCTTTATCTCCCACCTTGTATTAAGCACTTAACACATTATCTCAATTTATCCTCATACTAATATAACGAAAATTATAATAGATTATTATTgcacagaagaaaaaccaaaaattcaGAAGGTTAACTAGCTTAGTGTTTAAGTTTGTCATGGGGTGTGATCCCAGGTATGTGTCATGGTGAAGCTATGACCTCCTTGGTCGACCACGTGGCCAGAATGTACGATGTGCACTCTGCCAGCCCTTGATAGTATGGGAATTTGGGCTATGTTAATGTGCACAGATCCCTTCACAACAGGGCTATTTGGTTGTTATGTCTACACAGGCCTAATGAAATGATCACCAAATGATCACCATTGATATTTTGGATTGAATTGAGTGAAAACAATGAAGTTGGTCTATTTCTCAACAAAATTAATTAGATATCTGTGTTCTaaacaataaatgaaaccttctctctgaaaagtataaaaaagattacaaaataTGATCCACATCCAATATCTCATTCCTTGATTGCTTCACTTTTTCTTTAGGCAATTGTATGTCAGAGAGTCAAATGTTTGCTGGTGCTATTGTGTATGTACAGATCTCAAAGATAAGATTGTTGTGTTCTCAGAATTTATAATATCCATTAACCCAGCAACAGAGTGAGGTGAATGTTATTATCCCATTTTGCAGAGATGGAAATTGTGActccaaaagaaaaggattttggCCAGGAGCACTGAGTTTGGGATCAGAAATGGCTCCCCCATCTGCcaactttattcatattttaaccAGATCAAAACCCATTTTGTTGCAGAAgaattcttattcattcattcttgcccTTACTCATTCAAAACACATTTATTCACTACTGATCCTAACCTGATGCAATGTTGGTCTTCTGACTCCTAGAGCTGGAAGTTACTTGTCGAACATTATACTTTTGATCCTATGAGAGATCCTATGAGCAaccattgcatttttcttttaacatttatatattgaGATCTTGCCTGTTGCAAGATTCGAAGTGCTCAAATAATCCTGGAGAGCATGTAAGTGGAGGGCCCTGGAGAAAGAATCTTTTCCTTCACCAAGCATAGAACTCAGCAGGCTAATTTCTGTGCTTCACTGACCACTGCTCTACTACTCTACCAGAGAAGGCACAGCCAGCAACTGCGGTATCCATGCACACTGATGTCACCATGGATTTTGActgggaaatgaaataatatgagtTTATTTTCCCAAAGTGCATGACCTTTTTGTTCAGCCTTGTTGTcaaattttcctttatatttaaagtgctatGGGTTGCACCATAGCTAAGACCATGAAATCAGTTTTTCTTCGTGATGTTTTCTCTATTCCCTCATATTTCTTCTTACTTTATTATGGTTCTTCTATCCTCAGCTTCAGCTAACCTCAGTCATCATCATCATGAACTAAACTGAGATCCAAGAACTGTTAGTGAGATGAAAGTGATTTAACAGACTTCATTCATACTGCTCTCTACCCAGTGATAGTACCCCTGAATAACCCACCTATACCTGACTTATGTGTAAGGCTATGACTAACATCAGGGAAATCCCTGTTTACTGCTTTGTACTTGATTCTCCCTGGTATCTCTGGTCTTCATATATGATCTTACTCTTTGTGTATCCAACAATGCTTATTAAGTGTCTCCAAGACTGGACTTGTATTTTGAGTCATGGACTATATCCTCGAGCAGTTCTAGTCTGGTAGGAATCATAAGACAATATGCCACAAGATCATATGATGCAGTTCTCTGCATGTGAAAAGTCAAAGCTACCTGATGAGAAGGCTGTTTTAGTGCATTCCAGAGTCTCCTTGGTCTGGTAATAAAGAAGCTTATGTCCAGCCACTCTTCTCAAAAATTACTGTATATATAAAAGGTACACAatttgatgattttatatatttatacattgtgaaatgatcaccacaatcaagctacTTAGCCAAGTAGCAGTATTGTTACCTATAGTTACCATTATTCATTAGAACTGCAGAATTTATTGATCTTGAATAACTGAAACCTGTGTCTCTTGACCAACAAGCacagcttgtctccctccctgatttcatcttattttattttccctctcttctcctatgatcatctgttttgtttcttaaattccatctaTGAGTGAatttatatgataattatctttatctgattgacttattttgcttagcataatatcctctagttccatccatgttgttgcaaaagatttcatttttttgatggtggagaaaaaaatatatatatttgtgatatatatatatatatatatatatatatatatatatatatcagttgtgatatatatatatatatatatatcagttgtgatatatatatatatatatatatatatatatatatatcacagtcttctttatccatccatctgtggaTAGGTATTTAGGTTCTTAACATATTTTTGCTATTCTGAAAAAcaatacttaaataatttttgatgatgATAGATGCAATGGTGACTTCTGGGCTTTTGAattacaaattaagaaaaaattcttctATTGCATAATTTGCCTTATATAGCTTATGGTAACTTATATGTCCCTGATTATATACCTTACTTGTACCTATTCCAATTGTCCTCCTCCCATTTTGGCATTACCAGCTTTCTGAACTTATGCCTACAACTCTTATATTTATTACTACTGGAATTCTTCACAGGTGAATGATTAAACACTCCTATATAAAATACAGTGACTCTAAGGGTGCTGAGGTGATGCAGTAGGTTGagtgtccaagtcttggtttcagcttcggttgtgatctctgggtggtgggatCGGGTCCTGTCTCAGGCATGTGCTCAGTGTGGACGTGTggagtctacttcagattctctctccctctccctctgcccttcctgctcataatctctctctttctaaaataaataaataaatcttgaaaaaaatagagtgattcctgtatttttcatatatattgaaatatttttgttactgtgatattttaaaatctgccttATGAGACTTTTGATCACTTCTATTATTAATTTGAATGCCAACAATATTAATAGTTACCATTTGTTGTGCACCTACCACCACGTGTCAGTCATTGGCCATGATTTTTCACACCAGCCATATAAGGTATGGATTATTATATCTGTGGTTCACATGGAGGCCTGGAAAATTCAAGCAACTTTCTTAAGGCTGAACTATTAACAAGAAGCAGAGCCAAGATTTTGAGCAAGGAATATCATTCCCCAAAGCCTCATTTGGTTAGGGGCCCGTTTTCTAACATATGAGTCTAGAATGTCTTCAGGAGTTGTCACTGGGTTTACATTTCCCAAACCAAGTCAGAAAACACTCATTTTTACCACCTCTATCATCACCACCAGTGAAAGCCATTTACTCAAATGGTTAGGGAAGAATTGAAAGTTTTCAAGAGTAATCACTCCATTCTGACTTCAGCTGACTAATTTAAGAGCTAGAGTGTTCAGGCCCATAAAACCGTTTAGAACAGTAGATGGTTGAAAAAGCTGAGGATACACCAAGGGctgatttttgaaataaaactgtaggtgtaggggcgcctgggtggctcagtggtttaggcctctgccttcggctcaggtcatgatctcagggtcctgggatcgagccccgcatcgggctctctgctcagtggggagcctgtttctccctctctctctgcctgcctctctgcctacttgtgacctctctctctgtcaaataaataaataaaatattaaaaaaaaaactgtaggtgTAGCAACTCCTAAATACTGTTTTAAATAccaaactaggggtgcctgggtagctcaatgggttaagcctctgccttgggctcaggccctgatcctaggatcaagccccacattgggctctctgcacagtggggagcctgcttccccctctctctttctgcctgcctctctgcctacttgtgatctctgtctgttgaataaataaataaaaaaatctttaaaacaataaatatcaaACCAAAAATTTTGCATACATAAATTTTGTGTACTCATTCAAACTTTGCCTTTAGCTGTGTAAATTaacaaaacatttagaaaacattttgatcTATTAGTTTCATTTCTGGAAATGTGTGCTAAAGCAATTATTAATAAAGACAGTAACACTGTATGCATAAATGTATTCTATATAGtttatattagaatattagaTATAGTCTATATTAGaataaaatggggtaaaaaacaaatgcttagctatagggaaataggaaaataaattttgttagttttacCTTATGGAGTATCAATCCTTTGAAAGTTACATTTACTTAAAATGTGTAGCAACAGTccactaactggaattcaaatgaaagcttaataataaaaatgaataattaaaaaatgtgtaacaaTGTTAAGGACTCTTATGAGAATAATGCGATCATAAAGTagaatataaaactataattgcaacgttaaaattttatattttattcagaaaagaaatgaaagagcgATTTATGTCTTGAGATGACGGGTGATGGGTTattctt includes the following:
- the LOC123936063 gene encoding olfactory receptor 56-like codes for the protein MDSAFTDFHVDSPRDCFISEPQRGALEEGEKSIRDSVLMETAHWDNVSESWQEAGRRPWNHSSTIGFVLTSLFNESPIHLFLFSMVVIIYTLAMAGNAAMVFLIWADAQLHTPMYFLSQLSFLDIFFTSVTVPKMIAGFLFGWTSISFVGCGAQMFFFMFLGAAECLLLALMAYDRYVAICNPLRYPSLMSHQTCLLMVAASWVGGSLNASIQTAMTLQFPYCGSRRIAHFFCEVPSLLRLACADTAAYERVLFVTGVVVLLVPIAFITTSYALILAAVLRMHSVEGRQKALATCSSHLTVVNLFYGPLVYTYMLPASYHSPGQDDVVSVFYTVLTPMLNPVIYSLRNKEVTGAMKKVIGKCGVGGTA